One window of the bacterium genome contains the following:
- a CDS encoding glycosyltransferase family 2 protein, which produces MMKISAVVHTYNEEHNIKDCLATLTFADEIVVVDNESSDQTVELAKACGARIATYAGHHGYPEPARVFGLTQLNHDWVFILDADERVTPELRAELLAVKDAAQAQDGYWVPIKNFHFGRWLQHGGLYPDYHMRFFKREKGGYPEVGLHRGIEVSGETGYLQENILHFSYRDIYHYFEKFNTYTTVEAERILTLKRRPTGYSLLMKPLHRFTKSYLFKGGFKDGLEGFLFHLFSAAYIFTSEVKAWDTYRRQNEHLPVFSTMFKRKA; this is translated from the coding sequence ATGATGAAAATTTCTGCGGTCGTACACACGTATAATGAAGAGCACAACATAAAGGATTGTCTGGCAACCCTGACATTTGCTGATGAGATCGTTGTGGTGGACAACGAAAGTTCCGATCAGACCGTGGAACTTGCCAAAGCTTGTGGTGCGCGGATCGCGACGTATGCCGGACACCATGGTTATCCCGAACCGGCGCGGGTTTTTGGATTGACACAGTTAAATCATGACTGGGTGTTTATTCTGGATGCGGACGAACGGGTTACTCCGGAACTTCGTGCTGAATTGCTTGCAGTTAAGGACGCGGCTCAGGCCCAAGACGGGTATTGGGTCCCGATTAAAAATTTTCATTTTGGGCGCTGGCTTCAGCACGGCGGTCTTTATCCGGATTATCATATGCGTTTTTTTAAAAGGGAAAAAGGCGGTTATCCGGAAGTGGGGCTGCACCGCGGGATTGAGGTCTCAGGCGAAACCGGATACCTGCAAGAAAATATTCTGCATTTTTCGTATCGCGACATTTATCATTATTTTGAAAAATTCAATACCTACACAACAGTTGAGGCCGAGCGCATACTTACACTCAAACGGCGGCCTACCGGGTATTCGCTTTTAATGAAACCGCTGCATCGGTTTACGAAATCCTATCTTTTCAAGGGTGGTTTCAAAGATGGATTGGAAGGTTTTTTATTTCATCTTTTTTCTGCTGCATATATTTTCACGAGCGAGGTAAAGGCTTGGGACACCTATCGCAGACAAAACGAACATTTGCCGGTTTTTTCAACTATGTTCAAAAGGAAAGCATAA
- the waaF gene encoding lipopolysaccharide heptosyltransferase II, producing the protein MSKQTQGPKKILLRSPNWVGDAVMGTPVVVALKKTFPHAAIHVLARSWVAPLWENHPAIDCVIGLDRKLGWVRWIQLIMQLRKEKYDLTILLTNAFSAAWLAFWSGIPKRVGYRTDNRGWLLTQGAVWNKSLEQIARPKIYLTLARLAGADVDLCEHWDFVVKLTSEEIGAARSLVGPHAGQRLVGIAPGSVAKSRRWPVKRYAQIVDRLTASGFKVVLVGSPVDAEAARQVARQAKNKPLITAGQTGLRTGLAVIKQLALLISNDSGAMHMAYAQDVPVLVLQGAADPAVTGPFGKHSAYLRDHSLACAPCVRNECKFSELKCMQHISVEQVWEKIREMLKIKSRKK; encoded by the coding sequence ATGTCCAAACAGACCCAGGGGCCCAAGAAAATTTTGCTGCGCAGTCCCAATTGGGTGGGGGACGCTGTCATGGGCACACCGGTGGTGGTTGCCTTGAAAAAAACATTTCCCCATGCAGCCATTCATGTGCTGGCCCGTTCGTGGGTGGCACCGCTTTGGGAAAATCATCCGGCCATTGACTGCGTGATCGGGTTGGACCGGAAATTGGGATGGGTCCGGTGGATCCAATTGATAATGCAATTGCGCAAGGAAAAGTATGATCTTACCATTTTGCTGACCAATGCGTTTTCAGCTGCCTGGCTTGCCTTTTGGAGCGGCATTCCCAAGCGTGTCGGCTATCGTACGGACAATCGTGGCTGGCTGCTCACTCAGGGCGCGGTCTGGAACAAGAGTCTGGAGCAGATTGCGCGGCCGAAAATTTATCTGACCCTCGCCCGGCTGGCCGGCGCAGACGTGGACCTGTGCGAACACTGGGATTTTGTGGTCAAACTTACTTCTGAAGAAATTGGCGCAGCACGCTCTTTGGTGGGTCCGCATGCCGGGCAGCGACTGGTGGGGATTGCCCCGGGATCAGTGGCAAAAAGCCGGCGGTGGCCGGTCAAACGCTACGCTCAAATTGTCGATCGTTTGACAGCATCGGGATTTAAAGTCGTGCTGGTGGGCAGTCCGGTGGATGCGGAGGCGGCCAGGCAGGTTGCGCGCCAGGCAAAAAACAAACCGTTGATTACTGCGGGTCAAACCGGATTGCGTACCGGTTTGGCAGTCATAAAACAATTGGCACTGCTGATTAGCAATGATTCGGGGGCCATGCACATGGCCTATGCGCAAGATGTCCCTGTCCTGGTATTGCAAGGCGCTGCTGATCCGGCAGTGACCGGTCCTTTTGGAAAACACAGTGCGTATCTACGTGATCATTCTCTGGCATGTGCACCCTGTGTGCGCAATGAATGCAAATTCAGCGAGCTCAAGTGTATGCAGCATATTTCTGTGGAGCAAGTCTGGGAAAAAATCCGGGAAATGTTAAAAATCAAGAGTAGAAAGAAATAA
- a CDS encoding glycosyltransferase family 9 protein, with amino-acid sequence MMKSNHMVVIKVRALGDTLLATPALRALRHANPEAMITVVVSSSGAEVLAGNPHVDRVLVYDKKDLLTSLGFMAQLRRSRYDLAITLHASFRTALLARATGAKKRVVHNHSGPDHFTTIPITAKKESKSAIERDLDVVRAMGIPDTGSTLEFVLEKADRLCVDGFFRQNNLAADKSFWVLAPGAGKARKRWTAGQAVAFLDGMEKKRYGPWILLSGPQEEALTREISLYAKSRPLVFQQELKEAGVLMQMSRGVVTCDSGPKHIAVAVGAKTVTLWTDEPEAEWHPYDLARHTLVRSVTGRVEDIPAKQVMQAFMNHFGK; translated from the coding sequence ATGATGAAAAGTAATCATATGGTGGTGATCAAAGTTCGCGCACTGGGAGATACGCTGCTGGCAACCCCGGCCTTGCGCGCGCTGCGCCATGCCAATCCGGAAGCCATGATAACCGTGGTTGTTTCATCCTCCGGCGCAGAGGTGTTGGCAGGTAATCCGCATGTAGACCGGGTATTGGTTTATGACAAAAAGGACCTGCTGACATCCCTGGGTTTTATGGCCCAACTGCGTCGTTCACGCTATGATCTGGCGATCACTTTGCACGCTTCTTTTAGGACCGCGCTCTTAGCCCGGGCTACAGGCGCAAAAAAACGGGTTGTCCACAATCACAGCGGTCCCGACCATTTTACTACCATTCCCATCACAGCAAAAAAAGAATCCAAGTCAGCCATTGAACGTGATCTTGATGTTGTCCGCGCAATGGGGATACCCGATACTGGAAGCACACTGGAGTTTGTTCTGGAAAAAGCAGACCGGCTTTGCGTGGATGGTTTTTTTAGGCAGAATAATTTGGCAGCTGACAAGTCCTTTTGGGTGCTGGCACCAGGGGCGGGCAAGGCGCGCAAGCGCTGGACAGCGGGGCAAGCAGTTGCATTTTTGGATGGCATGGAAAAAAAACGGTACGGTCCCTGGATTTTACTTTCAGGACCCCAGGAAGAAGCGCTTACCCGGGAAATCAGTCTGTACGCTAAATCCAGGCCGTTGGTTTTTCAGCAAGAATTAAAAGAAGCCGGTGTTTTAATGCAGATGAGCCGCGGGGTGGTTACCTGTGATTCCGGACCCAAACATATCGCCGTGGCAGTGGGTGCCAAAACAGTGACACTTTGGACGGATGAACCTGAAGCGGAATGGCACCCCTATGATCTTGCCCGGCACACGCTGGTGCGGTCGGTTACCGGCCGGGTGGAGGATATCCCGGCGAAGCAGGTCATGCAGGCGTTTATGAACCATTTTGGGAAATGA
- a CDS encoding prenyltransferase — protein sequence MANTIKTILDTCNPPAGAHLNWFAKWLVIIRACVFSMTVFSPLIAILLAWRTGQTDWIRALLVILGLLLAHAANNVLNDLMDYRSGVDTPDYYRVKYSFHPLTSGWVTQRQLFGAFLLFSLLDLGLLLYFISLRGWGVAVYALAGFFISAVYVGGRYSLKHLGLGEIAVFFVWGPLMVGGTYFVIAGSVPWKVYLASIPYALMVTTILMAKHIDKLEKDREKKIHTLPVILGHSRAMAVVKGLIVLFYVAVVAGAITNMLPLAALLVFFSIPRARSVWRLLSQPRPTSPPANWPIWPLWYVGYCFHLIRLAGALLLGGMFGQILIERLWLG from the coding sequence GTGGCAAATACGATTAAAACCATTCTCGATACCTGTAATCCGCCTGCGGGAGCTCACTTAAATTGGTTTGCCAAGTGGCTGGTCATTATTCGCGCTTGTGTCTTTTCCATGACAGTATTTTCTCCATTAATCGCCATTTTACTGGCTTGGCGCACAGGCCAGACCGATTGGATTAGAGCACTTTTGGTTATACTCGGATTGTTGCTCGCGCATGCGGCCAACAATGTGCTTAATGATCTTATGGATTACCGCAGCGGGGTGGATACACCTGATTATTATCGAGTGAAATATTCTTTTCATCCTTTGACCTCGGGGTGGGTGACCCAGCGCCAATTGTTTGGTGCTTTTCTGCTTTTTTCTTTGCTGGATCTGGGATTGTTGCTGTATTTCATCAGTCTGCGCGGCTGGGGTGTGGCGGTTTATGCTTTGGCCGGTTTTTTCATCAGCGCGGTGTATGTGGGCGGCCGCTATTCCCTGAAGCATCTTGGTTTAGGAGAGATCGCGGTCTTTTTTGTCTGGGGGCCTTTGATGGTGGGCGGGACCTATTTTGTGATTGCAGGATCGGTGCCCTGGAAAGTGTACCTGGCCTCGATTCCTTACGCATTGATGGTGACCACTATTTTAATGGCCAAGCATATTGACAAGCTGGAAAAAGACCGGGAGAAGAAAATTCACACCCTGCCGGTTATTTTGGGGCATAGCCGTGCCATGGCGGTTGTCAAAGGATTGATTGTTTTATTTTATGTGGCTGTGGTTGCCGGTGCCATTACCAACATGTTACCTTTGGCAGCCTTGCTGGTATTTTTTTCCATTCCGCGTGCCCGCTCGGTATGGCGCTTGCTCTCCCAGCCGCGGCCGACATCACCGCCGGCGAATTGGCCGATTTGGCCATTGTGGTACGTGGGCTACTGCTTTCACCTTATACGGCTGGCCGGGGCACTTCTGTTGGGTGGTATGTTTGGACAGATACTGATAGAACGCCTATGGTTGGGATGA
- a CDS encoding glycosyltransferase family 39 protein, whose protein sequence is MWLGLILISAFFVRFTHFGIHRFHEDEALYASWGIRIFEHYDLLLNGASGVDKPPLLFYLQAIAYLFFGITENAARIPNLIAGVVSVSLIYKIGKYYFNEKTGLVSAWLMAISPLHIAYSNTAFTDMTMVMLGLAGIAAMTSKRFALAGVLVGLSLATKQFGVFWVPLIIVLLMLEIMQDTALRECFRDVRLKSFLKGFFITIGSLLLITAFSNPFWGFMLYLHKSSSTIESTVRGLTFWMSHYEKIFELPLLNIIGYVSIVWLVLINSHALLFSKNVTKRQKINRIAQLMFVVFIAGYLVSLLLLKPFQYVRYAVLWVPFVVLISGAFLVYIENLLKKIIHEKGTVVMAIIFLIGCGMLTFQFIKKDTLQYGAFYRSNDGIEQVAAYLREIDTDDKILLMRDSGWCYKFYANGISFFQKQDVEKLTDIIDIVEKNSGKKIFITSHLGNEHFNNILKSSGRLEVEVVLKSERYELFLLR, encoded by the coding sequence ATGTGGTTAGGGCTAATTTTGATTAGCGCATTTTTTGTTCGGTTTACCCATTTTGGAATTCACCGTTTTCACGAGGATGAGGCGCTTTACGCTTCCTGGGGAATACGGATATTTGAACATTATGATCTTTTGCTCAACGGAGCATCCGGTGTTGATAAACCCCCACTGCTTTTTTATCTTCAAGCCATAGCCTATTTGTTTTTTGGCATCACAGAGAATGCCGCCCGGATACCCAACCTCATTGCCGGAGTGGTATCTGTCAGTCTGATTTATAAAATCGGGAAGTATTATTTTAACGAAAAGACCGGATTGGTGAGTGCGTGGCTCATGGCAATTTCACCTTTGCATATTGCCTATAGCAATACTGCATTTACCGATATGACAATGGTGATGTTAGGATTGGCCGGCATTGCGGCCATGACGAGTAAACGTTTTGCCTTGGCAGGTGTGCTGGTGGGGCTTTCTCTGGCAACTAAACAATTTGGTGTTTTTTGGGTACCGTTGATTATTGTCCTGTTGATGTTGGAGATTATGCAAGACACCGCTTTGCGGGAATGCTTCCGTGATGTGCGTTTGAAATCATTTTTAAAAGGTTTTTTTATTACGATTGGAAGCTTGTTGTTGATTACTGCGTTTTCCAATCCTTTTTGGGGATTTATGCTGTATTTACATAAAAGCTCTTCAACCATAGAAAGTACAGTCCGGGGATTGACATTTTGGATGAGCCACTATGAAAAAATATTTGAACTGCCGCTCCTGAACATCATTGGATATGTTTCCATAGTCTGGCTTGTACTGATAAACAGTCATGCATTGTTGTTTTCTAAAAATGTGACAAAGCGACAAAAGATTAATAGAATTGCTCAATTGATGTTTGTTGTGTTTATCGCAGGCTATCTCGTGAGTTTGTTGTTGCTTAAACCCTTCCAATATGTCCGCTATGCTGTTCTGTGGGTTCCTTTTGTTGTGTTGATTTCAGGTGCGTTTTTAGTTTATATTGAAAATTTATTGAAAAAAATAATCCATGAGAAGGGCACTGTTGTCATGGCAATCATTTTTCTGATTGGATGTGGAATGTTAACGTTTCAATTCATTAAGAAAGACACATTGCAATACGGTGCTTTTTATAGGAGCAATGATGGCATAGAGCAAGTGGCGGCATATTTAAGGGAGATAGATACTGATGACAAGATCTTGCTTATGCGTGATTCGGGATGGTGTTATAAGTTTTATGCAAATGGAATTAGTTTTTTTCAAAAACAGGATGTCGAAAAATTGACGGACATTATTGATATTGTAGAAAAAAATTCCGGGAAGAAGATATTTATCACAAGTCATTTGGGGAACGAGCATTTCAATAATATTTTGAAAAGCAGCGGGAGATTGGAAGTGGAAGTTGTGCTGAAAAGCGAGCGCTATGAATTGTTTCTTTTACGATAA
- a CDS encoding ATP-binding protein: MRYISRIMEKKVKAYCTQFPVVAVTGPRQSGKSTMLLQMLKNKYQYVTFDDYRMVRFLQDDPEKFMQLYSKKIIFDEVQKVPLLFNLIKLAVDKNRTSYGNFVLTGSSQFVMLKKISESLAGRLGLLTLLPFQYREIPDTMKAKSIYSGSYPELIQQKYRNKENWYAGYLETYLNKDVRDMAGIGELRDFRRFIELLAANVSHVLDLTHYANDIGVAVSTIKRWVLLLEASYVLFLLPPYYKNYNKRIIKRPKLYFYDTGLAAFLTGISNKVLYEKGPMSGALFENYIVSEVAKKQYHADTKYNLYYLRTSHGKEIDLIVDKKNKKDLIEIKFSSSFKPKMIHVVEEFRQAEDKGILLYNGTNFPYGEEIKIWNYQEYLSA, translated from the coding sequence ATGAGATATATTTCCCGGATTATGGAAAAAAAAGTTAAAGCATATTGTACGCAGTTTCCGGTTGTGGCGGTCACCGGCCCGCGACAATCCGGGAAATCAACCATGCTTTTACAGATGCTGAAAAATAAATATCAATACGTTACGTTTGATGATTATCGCATGGTGCGTTTTTTGCAGGATGATCCTGAGAAATTCATGCAACTCTATTCTAAGAAGATTATTTTTGATGAAGTACAAAAAGTTCCATTGTTGTTTAATCTTATAAAACTTGCTGTGGATAAAAACAGGACATCCTATGGAAATTTTGTTCTTACAGGATCAAGTCAGTTTGTGATGCTGAAAAAAATATCAGAAAGTCTGGCGGGAAGATTGGGATTGTTGACCTTGCTGCCGTTTCAGTATCGGGAAATACCGGACACCATGAAAGCGAAATCCATTTATAGCGGATCTTATCCTGAATTGATTCAACAAAAATATCGTAATAAAGAAAATTGGTATGCCGGCTATTTGGAAACTTACTTAAATAAAGATGTAAGGGACATGGCGGGAATAGGTGAGCTGAGGGATTTCAGGAGATTTATTGAATTGCTGGCAGCCAATGTTTCACATGTGTTGGATTTGACACATTATGCAAATGATATTGGTGTTGCTGTTTCCACCATTAAACGTTGGGTGTTATTGCTGGAAGCGTCTTATGTGTTGTTTTTACTTCCGCCTTATTATAAAAATTACAATAAGCGAATTATTAAACGGCCCAAATTGTATTTTTATGATACAGGCTTGGCCGCGTTTCTTACGGGTATTAGTAATAAAGTATTATATGAAAAAGGACCTATGAGTGGGGCGTTATTTGAAAATTATATTGTATCTGAAGTGGCGAAAAAACAGTATCATGCGGACACAAAATATAATTTATATTATTTGAGGACAAGCCATGGGAAAGAAATAGATTTGATTGTGGATAAAAAAAATAAAAAAGATTTGATAGAAATTAAATTTTCGTCTTCGTTTAAACCAAAGATGATTCATGTTGTTGAGGAGTTTAGGCAAGCTGAAGATAAAGGAATTCTGCTGTATAACGGCACGAATTTTCCTTATGGGGAAGAAATAAAAATTTGGAATTATCAGGAGTATTTGTCTGCTTAA
- a CDS encoding YgiQ family radical SAM protein, with protein sequence MQQPCFLPMTKKEMQALGWQELDILLVTGDAYVDHPSFGAALLGRHLVNQGFRTGIIAQPNWKQPESVLTMGRPRLYAGVTAGAMDSMVANYTANKKLRRNDSYTPGNDYGYRPNRASLIYTNLLKAAFPKLPIVLGGIEASMRRLAHYDYWEDKIRRSLLLDAKADILVYGMAEQQVITIAQRLSDGTTGSVGATGRSPLPQLFANIPGTAVVSSQLPEKNSFLQLPAYEAILKDKSKLIDAMHLLEKEHAIPGGPCLVQAHANRFVILQPPSALLSTKKMDALYALPFSRQTHPSYAQPVPALEPVVNSIVTHRGCFGGCTFCALGAHQGKLIQSRSQNAIIAEAKKITTMKSFHGTFTDLGGPSANMYGIICTRPGGPCNRPSCLIPEICKHLSTDHKKQTALLKAVKNIPNVKHAFVASGIRYDLANEDPAYIAYLLKNKHISGTLKIAPEHTSPSVLKRMRKPPAPVCEKFIRHYRQAAKKNAQPGYITAYFIASFPGSTREDMQTVNRFAQKHNLRVEQMQDFIPLPMTLAGIMYATGLDPWTRQPLMVAKNQRERNVQRKVLLKKNRFSQAINRPNKKKS encoded by the coding sequence ATGCAACAGCCCTGTTTTTTACCCATGACAAAAAAAGAGATGCAGGCCCTGGGCTGGCAGGAACTGGATATCCTGTTGGTCACCGGTGATGCCTATGTGGACCATCCCTCCTTTGGCGCGGCCTTGCTGGGTCGTCATCTGGTCAACCAGGGATTCCGCACCGGCATCATTGCCCAGCCAAACTGGAAGCAGCCGGAAAGTGTGCTCACCATGGGGCGGCCGCGTCTCTATGCCGGGGTCACCGCCGGTGCCATGGATTCCATGGTTGCCAATTACACTGCGAACAAAAAATTACGCCGCAATGATTCGTATACACCCGGCAATGACTACGGATACAGGCCGAATCGCGCATCACTCATTTATACCAACCTCCTCAAAGCCGCTTTCCCCAAACTCCCGATTGTCTTGGGCGGGATTGAGGCGAGTATGCGGCGCCTGGCACACTATGATTATTGGGAGGATAAAATTCGGCGTTCTTTATTACTCGATGCCAAAGCAGACATCTTGGTTTACGGGATGGCCGAACAACAGGTGATCACGATCGCCCAACGTTTGTCTGACGGGACAACAGGTTCCGTAGGGGCGACCGGCCGGTCGCCCCTACCACAATTATTCGCCAACATTCCCGGCACCGCTGTGGTGAGTTCCCAATTACCTGAGAAAAACAGTTTTCTCCAGCTGCCGGCTTATGAGGCTATTCTCAAAGACAAATCAAAGCTGATTGATGCGATGCATCTTTTGGAAAAAGAGCACGCTATTCCCGGCGGCCCCTGTCTGGTGCAGGCCCATGCCAACCGCTTTGTCATTCTCCAACCCCCGTCAGCCCTGCTTTCCACAAAAAAAATGGATGCCCTCTATGCGCTGCCTTTTTCCCGGCAGACCCATCCGTCTTATGCACAACCCGTCCCCGCGCTGGAACCGGTGGTGAATTCCATTGTCACCCATCGCGGTTGTTTCGGCGGTTGCACCTTCTGTGCGCTCGGCGCCCATCAGGGTAAACTCATCCAATCACGCAGCCAAAATGCGATTATTGCAGAAGCAAAAAAAATAACCACCATGAAAAGTTTCCATGGCACCTTTACGGACTTGGGCGGCCCGAGTGCCAATATGTATGGCATAATCTGTACACGACCCGGCGGACCGTGCAACCGGCCTTCCTGCCTCATTCCGGAAATCTGCAAACATCTTTCCACTGACCATAAAAAACAAACCGCACTGTTAAAAGCCGTGAAAAACATCCCCAACGTAAAACATGCTTTTGTGGCATCAGGCATCCGCTATGACCTGGCCAATGAAGACCCGGCGTATATCGCCTATCTGCTAAAAAACAAACACATCAGCGGCACTTTGAAAATCGCGCCGGAGCATACCAGTCCAAGTGTGTTAAAACGGATGCGAAAACCCCCGGCACCGGTCTGCGAAAAATTCATCCGGCACTACCGGCAGGCAGCCAAAAAAAATGCCCAGCCGGGATACATCACAGCCTACTTCATTGCCAGTTTTCCGGGCAGTACACGCGAAGATATGCAAACTGTCAACCGTTTTGCCCAAAAACACAATTTACGCGTGGAACAAATGCAGGATTTCATTCCCCTGCCCATGACCCTGGCAGGTATCATGTACGCGACCGGATTGGACCCCTGGACACGCCAACCCCTGATGGTTGCCAAAAATCAGCGCGAAAGAAATGTACAAAGAAAGGTTTTATTGAAAAAAAACAGGTTTTCCCAGGCGATTAACCGCCCCAACAAAAAGAAATCTTAA
- a CDS encoding DUF2993 domain-containing protein has protein sequence MAKSKGIYIFLLMVFFAGLAIFSFWQLAHYARVIEETIAHFQQWPGVTAPAPSLDSKVMMTQNKNITGNVFIGQLAHRIEQNLKNGLTTYITDYQDLRIDMAPFVSEEIRQGYFKNLRIAVRHGKIRHPEYNAWLVPFESIDCSFQELVMDLEQLKQERIAPAGLASVSVHEIVLDEQAFNEALHNAPGRLALLSVSFRERGIRVIWSGKPRMEADIGLRVVTQGESSSSDQLLAEVHHLKINGLPVPSGVVRRFANKINPVLPLKAFESSMILGAVHCGQGKLRIGLENSTQ, from the coding sequence ATGGCAAAAAGTAAGGGAATTTATATTTTTTTGTTGATGGTTTTTTTTGCTGGGCTGGCAATTTTCAGTTTTTGGCAATTGGCACACTATGCCCGGGTCATTGAGGAAACCATTGCTCATTTCCAACAATGGCCCGGCGTCACCGCTCCGGCTCCAAGTCTTGATTCCAAGGTTATGATGACACAAAATAAAAATATAACCGGAAATGTGTTTATTGGACAACTGGCACATCGGATTGAACAAAATTTGAAAAACGGGTTAACCACCTATATAACTGATTACCAGGACTTGAGAATTGATATGGCGCCTTTTGTGAGTGAGGAAATCAGGCAGGGGTATTTTAAAAATCTTCGGATTGCCGTGCGTCATGGAAAAATCAGGCATCCCGAATATAATGCGTGGCTGGTACCCTTTGAATCCATTGATTGTTCCTTTCAGGAATTGGTGATGGATCTTGAGCAATTAAAACAGGAACGTATTGCACCTGCCGGGTTGGCGTCCGTGTCGGTACATGAAATTGTGCTGGATGAACAGGCGTTCAACGAAGCGCTGCACAATGCGCCGGGCAGACTGGCGTTGCTCAGTGTTTCTTTCCGGGAAAGAGGTATTCGAGTGATTTGGTCAGGCAAGCCCCGGATGGAAGCGGACATAGGCTTGCGGGTTGTGACACAGGGGGAATCTTCATCATCAGATCAATTGCTGGCTGAGGTGCATCACCTGAAGATTAACGGCCTGCCGGTTCCATCAGGAGTCGTCAGACGCTTTGCCAATAAAATTAATCCTGTGCTGCCTTTGAAAGCCTTTGAGAGTTCCATGATTCTGGGTGCAGTCCATTGCGGTCAGGGCAAACTTAGAATCGGCCTGGAAAATAGTACGCAATAA